The Gossypium hirsutum isolate 1008001.06 chromosome D07, Gossypium_hirsutum_v2.1, whole genome shotgun sequence genome includes the window atattaaaaagttcatttatttatgttttttagatgcTCTTcgattttactattattattatcattattattattattattattattattagtttatgctttgttatatgtttatatatttataatacgtatatatacttgacatatttgtatatacctcagtaatattattactagtttttaatatacgcatatattacctaaatattttagtattatgatattcttcatgtattatatgtgtgttcttaatactatactttatttgtgtcatatttttttatgttgtattattatattttaatattatattatataattatatatacatatatcttttatatatattatcattgtatatattttaatattattagttgtattttacactattatatacatttttctaatattatattgtatatactattgtttatatatatatatgtgtatgtatttatgtagcatagaaaatagttttattattattcttatcattTCTAAGATAGGCATATACTATATATGTTCTATGTATGTTATATGGATTTTTAATATCGCTAAATATATATGTCatcatcttatatattattatattaaaatattttaatattcataattttaaattgttgatacatttttataatatatatttacgtacatacttttcatttattataaatatactttttatatttttatatttcatcttTTTATGTATACATAGATATAGgcataaatacatacatcttaattcatatatatgtatatatatacgtacttatacatacttaaatatatttttcacatttcataattcttatatacttacctatatttatgcatattttacatcatatacatacttatatatattctttatattcttaaaaatgctttttgtatatttcacatattttataattcacatacatatatttgatattatcataatttataaatatatataaacacatatttacatttttatttttataatatttaccgattttttatgtatgtatatatttatctatgttttcatattctataatttatacgcatttcttattttatggcttaaaattatacatgtatatacatttttacataattgtatttattgtcatcattgttatttggcgtttgtttatttattcatgtacacttgtgctttttctaaaatgttagttctatttatttatttgtatgctttgcttatgtaatcgcctcgtcatttcattttgcctattgtattattgttactcattttactttgctcaccttgtcgtattcgttgtTGTTctgtcaagcattgacactaaacatcaaaaggaaaatttttctaaatgaggcaatatttcgcgtttggaaaatcgagaaaacgtgccctaacgtgctgggtttcgatttctcgttcgactaaatagccaaatatcctcttaaagcttcaaagtatggtttcattaaaatataagatgatcttggtttcgatggtttagagtatcgtgtcctaacgtgctggatgtgatattccttcggaacaagagaatcttacatttcaattcacgttatcagagtttcttttaaggatcgtatttttaaaactcttcaaattttcaatttttgacactaagacactaattaatcaactaggtaccaattttgggcgcatcgagggtgctaatccttcctcgtgcgtaaccgactcccgaacccatttttctgaatttcgtagacaaaaatcattgttttaataaaatctaaatcgtttattaaaaacaaccgtttttacgaggtgacccgatcacacctcatcaaaaaagattggtggcgactcccaatttcgtttcattttcaaaatccaagtcgaccccgttttcatccaaaaaatggtgtcaacattaagtactgcaaattgaattgtttagttgttggaaattgagatgtttatcgttgtaattgaggtgtataaatgttgttaattgggATGTTAAAGTGTTGTAAGTTGaggtgtttaaatgctgtaaactGAAATGTTTAATTGCTATAAATTGAGGTGCTCAAATgatgtaaattgaagtgtttaagtactacAAATTGTGGTGTACAAATGAGTCTAAAATTAGTTATTGCAATGTATTTTTTGTGATTAAATGCAATCGAAAATAAGTTAGAAAACAAAATTGCACTTGATGTTATTTTAAAACATGTTATGTTGTCATTGTAAGCTGTCTGACTATTCATTTACACTGTCCAAATGATCACGAACATAAGTTgtattattgatgtaaaataagtCATTGTAGTGATGTAATTTAAGTTGCTTGAATGTTATAAATGTAGGTTGGCTAAATATGTAATTGGTATATTTGCAATTTTGTGAACGTGGTTTGAGTTGAATAGTCGAATGACAGCGAAACACAATGATACACGCATAAATGGTGATACTCGATGATGCACATAACAAATTATCcttataaatttcttttaaacCTTTTCGTTCACATTTCCCTATAATCAAGCCCCTTCTTTACACGAATCAGAATAAGTAAcatagaatttattttttatgtttcctGTTATCTCCATGATTCAGACAGTTTCAATAATAAAAGAATGATTCAGACAGTTTCAATAATAAAAGAGtgcaattaaaatgttttggagtttaaaactaattttaaatGAAGGTCATAGTTTGAagtagtttactaaaaatagaatGATATTTCTTACGTCACCGCTCTGCCAATTCGGATCATTGTCATAAACCTAATCTCTTAACGGATCAGTTCATTATcagtttttattataaaaaataatttatttaattggcCAATTAAAAGTCTCCACGTCACCAGAACACATCTTCCCATGCATCGGTGCTCACACTACACACTTGTCTAATACCCAACGGAATTCAACAAAATGGACACGTCATTAATAATTATCCCCCAAATAAACCAGCACCTCAAAACCATCGCCCATGGAATATAATACCCCATCGATACCCCTTTTCTTCTTCAATCTCAACAGCAACACCCCACCCGACCCCTAAAAATGGTCCAGACAAACCAGTCCGGTTCCGGCAATGATTTCAAGCTCGTCGGATTCTCGAATTTCGTCCGGTCCAATCCGAAATCCGATCGGTTCACCGTCAAACGTTTCCACCACATCGAGTTTTGGTGTACCGACGCCACTAACGTCGCTCGCCGTTTTTCATGGGGTCTCGGTATGCAATTTGTAGCTAAATCGGATTTATCCACCGGAAATTTGACCCATGCTTCTTATCTCCTCCGTTCCGGTGACCTGAACTTCCTTTTCACTGCCCCTTATTCCCCTTCTATCGCCGTTGCTCAAAACCTCTCCCCTCAATCTACCGCTTCCATCCCTTCTTTTGATCATTCACTCTGCCGCTCCTTCGCTGCCACCCACGGCTTAGGCGTTCGCGCCATCGCCATCGAAGTCGACGACGCCGAAACCGCTTTCACCACCAGTGTCACACACGGCGCGTTACCCTTTTCCCCTCCTACCCCACTCGGCGACGTCGCCACCATCGCCGAAGTCAAACTCTATGGCGACGTCGTTTTGCGTTACGTCAGTTACACCACCACCATAAACTCCGACCATGATTTCTCGCCGGGATTCGAGAAAATCGAAGACGCCCTTTCTTACCCTTTAGATTACGGACTCCGACGACTCGACCACGCCGTTGGAAACGTCCCAGAACTCGGTCCCGCTGTTTCGTACGTCAAATCCTTCACCGGCTTCCACGAATTCGCTGAATTCACAGCTGAAGACGTCGGAACTAGCGAAAGTGGACTAAACTCCGTCGTTTTAGCTAACAACGAAGAAATGGTATTACTTCCG containing:
- the LOC121219377 gene encoding 4-hydroxyphenylpyruvate dioxygenase gives rise to the protein MVQTNQSGSGNDFKLVGFSNFVRSNPKSDRFTVKRFHHIEFWCTDATNVARRFSWGLGMQFVAKSDLSTGNLTHASYLLRSGDLNFLFTAPYSPSIAVAQNLSPQSTASIPSFDHSLCRSFAATHGLGVRAIAIEVDDAETAFTTSVTHGALPFSPPTPLGDVATIAEVKLYGDVVLRYVSYTTTINSDHDFSPGFEKIEDALSYPLDYGLRRLDHAVGNVPELGPAVSYVKSFTGFHEFAEFTAEDVGTSESGLNSVVLANNEEMVLLPMNEPVFGTKRKSQIQTYLEHNEGAGVQHLALVSEDIFKTLREMRKRSFVGGFEFMPSPPPTYYKKLKQRAGDILSDEQIKECEELGILVDRDDQGTLLQIFTKPVGDRPTIFIEIIQRIGCLVKDEEGKQYQKGGCGGFGKGNFSELFKSIEEYEKSLEAKQSQNP